From Chroogloeocystis siderophila 5.2 s.c.1, one genomic window encodes:
- a CDS encoding diflavin flavoprotein, with translation MVVLTDKAQNRLTMQTADIAPNTTAIRSLDWDRDRFDIEFGLQNGTTYNSFIIRGEQTALVDTSHEKFRQLYLDTLRHVIDPAEIDYIIISHTEPDHSGLVKDVLQLVPKATVVGSKVALQFLEDMVHQPFKRQIVKNGDRLDLGNGHDLEFISAPNLHWPDTMFTYDRKTQVLYTCDAFGLHYCDDYTFDEDLGAIEADFRFYYDCLMAPNARSVLSALKRMGELGKVTTIATGHGPLLYHNVEELTRRYRVWSQSQAKAETTVAVCYTSDYGYSDRLAQAIAQGITKTGVAVETVDLRSADLQEVQELINRVSGIVIGMPPASGDAAKSTQTVLSTVLAAAKAKQAVGIFESGGADDEPVYPLLNKFRDLGLSIAFPAIQIREAPTEATYKRCEEAGTDLGQWLTRDRSIKVMKSLDADLDKALGRISGGLYIITAKKGDASSAMLASWVTQASFKPLGVTIAVAKDRAIESLMQVGDRFVLNVLEEGNHLHLMKHFLKRFSPGADRFEGVKTQPSQNGAPILTEALAYMECEVTSRMELSDHHIVYATIETGRVSNPEALTAVHHRKVGNHY, from the coding sequence ATGGTAGTGCTCACCGATAAAGCTCAGAATCGGCTTACAATGCAAACTGCCGACATTGCTCCCAATACAACCGCAATTCGCTCGCTCGACTGGGATCGTGATCGCTTTGATATTGAGTTTGGCTTGCAAAATGGCACAACATACAACTCATTTATCATTCGAGGTGAGCAGACGGCTTTAGTCGATACCTCTCATGAGAAATTTCGCCAACTTTATTTAGACACGCTGCGTCATGTCATTGACCCAGCAGAAATTGACTATATCATTATTAGCCACACAGAACCGGATCATAGCGGCTTAGTCAAAGACGTATTACAGCTTGTTCCCAAAGCAACAGTCGTAGGCTCAAAAGTCGCGCTTCAGTTTCTCGAAGACATGGTGCATCAGCCGTTTAAGCGGCAAATTGTGAAAAATGGCGATCGCTTAGATTTAGGGAACGGGCATGACTTAGAGTTCATCAGTGCCCCGAATTTGCACTGGCCTGATACGATGTTCACTTATGATCGCAAAACGCAAGTTCTCTACACATGTGATGCCTTTGGGTTGCACTATTGCGACGATTATACCTTTGATGAAGACCTCGGCGCGATCGAAGCTGATTTCCGTTTTTATTACGACTGCTTAATGGCTCCAAATGCACGTTCAGTGTTATCTGCACTCAAACGGATGGGCGAACTAGGCAAAGTGACCACGATCGCAACAGGTCACGGTCCACTACTGTATCACAATGTCGAAGAACTGACGCGCCGTTACCGTGTCTGGAGTCAATCGCAAGCCAAAGCAGAAACAACCGTTGCAGTTTGTTATACTTCCGATTATGGATACAGCGATCGCCTGGCGCAAGCCATTGCCCAAGGAATTACAAAGACAGGCGTTGCTGTCGAAACTGTAGATCTCCGATCCGCAGATCTGCAAGAAGTTCAAGAACTCATCAACCGGGTATCAGGAATCGTCATCGGAATGCCACCCGCATCAGGAGATGCGGCAAAATCTACCCAGACAGTGCTAAGTACAGTTCTAGCAGCCGCCAAAGCGAAGCAAGCAGTCGGTATTTTTGAATCGGGTGGTGCTGATGATGAACCAGTTTACCCGTTACTAAACAAATTCCGCGATTTAGGACTTTCAATTGCTTTTCCCGCAATTCAAATTAGAGAAGCACCCACCGAAGCAACCTACAAGCGGTGTGAAGAAGCAGGAACTGACTTAGGACAATGGCTAACGCGTGATCGCAGCATCAAAGTTATGAAATCTTTAGATGCCGATCTCGACAAAGCTTTAGGTAGAATCAGCGGTGGACTTTACATCATCACTGCTAAAAAAGGCGACGCATCAAGCGCAATGTTGGCGTCGTGGGTAACACAAGCAAGTTTCAAGCCCCTGGGAGTGACAATTGCAGTTGCGAAAGACCGCGCGATTGAATCGTTAATGCAAGTCGGTGATCGCTTTGTGCTCAATGTCTTAGAAGAAGGCAATCACCTGCACTTAATGAAACACTTCCTCAAGCGTTTCTCGCCTGGTGCCGATCGTTTCGAGGGCGTTAAAACCCAACCTTCCCAAAATGGCGCGCCAATTCTTACCGAAGCGCTAGCTTACATGGAGTGCGAAGTCACAAGCCGGATGGAACTAAGCGATCACCACATCGTTTATGCCACCATCGAAACCGGTAGAGTCAGCAATCCCGAAGCCCTCACCGCCGTTCACCATCGCAAAGTCGGAAACCACTACTAA
- a CDS encoding diflavin flavoprotein produces the protein MESKPRDVQFFPVGIDTTVLRSRSWTRLRFEIEYALARGTTANCYIIQSDRLAIIDPPGETFTQIYLAALQQRIDLQKLDYVILGHVNPNRAATLKALLKIAPHITFVCSNPGAINLRSALEHPDLQIMVMRGEETLDLGKGHHLQFIPTPNPRYPDHLCTYDPLTEILYTDKLFGAHICGDQVFDEGWESFQEDRHYYFDCLMAPHARQVETALDKLADFPVRMYATAHGPLVRYGLLQLTEAYRQRSQQQTSQETIVALIYASAYGNTATLAQAIARGITKAGVAVESINCEFATPEEIRTAVEKSAGFIIGSPTLGGHAPTPIQTALGIVLSTATNNKLAGVFGSYGWSGEAIDLIESKLKDAGYRFGFDTMRVKFKPTDVTLQLCEEAGTDFAQSLKKAKKVRAPRQPATSVEQAVGRVVGSLSVVTTKQGDVSSAMLASWVSQATFNPPGLTVAVAKDRAIESLMHTGNKFVLNILAEGKQLRKHFMKPFAPGEDRFSGVATQSADNGCPILSDALAYLECSIQNRMEAGDHWIVYASVDNGKVLAPDGVTAVHHRKSGNHY, from the coding sequence ATGGAATCAAAGCCACGCGACGTACAGTTTTTTCCCGTTGGTATCGATACCACCGTGCTGCGATCGCGCAGTTGGACGCGGTTACGATTTGAAATTGAATATGCCTTGGCGCGCGGTACGACTGCTAACTGTTACATCATTCAAAGCGATCGGCTAGCAATTATCGATCCTCCTGGAGAAACTTTTACCCAAATTTATTTAGCAGCTTTACAGCAGCGCATTGATTTACAAAAGCTTGATTACGTCATTCTCGGACACGTTAACCCTAACCGTGCTGCAACGTTAAAAGCGCTACTAAAAATTGCCCCACACATTACCTTTGTCTGCTCTAACCCTGGTGCAATCAATCTCCGTAGCGCACTAGAACACCCTGATCTACAAATTATGGTGATGCGCGGCGAGGAAACGCTAGATTTAGGCAAAGGTCATCATCTGCAATTTATTCCTACTCCTAACCCGCGCTATCCTGATCATCTTTGTACCTACGATCCTCTCACAGAAATTCTTTACACAGATAAGTTATTCGGCGCGCATATTTGCGGTGACCAAGTATTTGATGAAGGCTGGGAAAGTTTCCAAGAAGATCGGCACTACTACTTTGATTGCTTAATGGCACCGCACGCGCGTCAAGTAGAAACCGCACTCGATAAGCTTGCCGATTTTCCCGTAAGAATGTACGCGACAGCACACGGTCCATTAGTGCGTTATGGACTGTTACAACTCACCGAAGCTTACCGACAGCGGAGTCAGCAGCAGACGTCTCAAGAGACAATTGTCGCTTTGATTTATGCTTCAGCTTATGGAAATACGGCAACATTAGCACAGGCGATCGCGCGTGGTATCACCAAAGCAGGTGTTGCGGTCGAATCGATTAACTGTGAATTTGCCACTCCTGAAGAGATTCGCACTGCGGTAGAAAAATCTGCCGGATTTATCATTGGTTCACCTACGCTTGGCGGTCATGCACCGACTCCTATTCAAACCGCTTTAGGCATCGTCCTCTCGACTGCTACTAACAATAAATTAGCTGGCGTGTTTGGTTCTTACGGCTGGAGTGGTGAAGCGATTGATTTAATCGAGAGTAAACTCAAAGATGCTGGTTATCGGTTTGGATTTGACACGATGCGCGTCAAGTTTAAACCTACTGATGTCACTCTCCAACTGTGCGAAGAAGCAGGGACTGACTTTGCTCAAAGCTTGAAAAAAGCCAAAAAAGTCCGCGCCCCGCGACAACCAGCTACCAGTGTTGAACAAGCCGTTGGGCGAGTGGTTGGTTCGCTAAGTGTAGTCACAACTAAACAGGGAGATGTTTCGAGTGCAATGCTGGCGTCATGGGTCTCTCAAGCGACTTTTAACCCACCAGGATTGACTGTAGCTGTTGCGAAAGACCGTGCGATTGAATCACTTATGCACACTGGTAACAAATTTGTACTAAACATACTCGCTGAAGGTAAGCAACTACGCAAGCACTTCATGAAGCCTTTTGCGCCTGGAGAAGACCGCTTCAGTGGTGTAGCAACTCAGAGTGCAGATAATGGCTGTCCTATTCTCTCCGACGCGTTGGCGTATCTAGAGTGCTCAATCCAAAATCGCATGGAAGCAGGCGATCATTGGATAGTTTATGCAAGTGTTGATAACGGTAAAGTTCTCGCTCCTGATGGAGTTACTGCGGTTCACCATCGTAAGTCAGGAAACCATTACTAG
- a CDS encoding phycobiliprotein lyase, which yields MTSPRQLTPNTEASLLAAEFFRRSAGKWRSERRYYTLPDGETKEMVSMITICFLAPGCPELEQLAQLHQLDDAAILTCGAEVSWESTNSVSGKKESKGATLFGVGGTTLYRDRGFATTKPVTAEYYFSNPQTMCLRTKYKGSVFEEELKLIGNNYRTRQTIISRAGEQQMIGQYLEKRQ from the coding sequence GTGACATCACCGCGACAACTGACCCCAAACACAGAAGCTTCGCTACTAGCTGCGGAATTTTTCAGACGCTCTGCTGGGAAATGGCGCTCAGAAAGGCGATACTATACTTTGCCCGACGGCGAAACTAAAGAAATGGTCAGTATGATTACCATTTGCTTTTTAGCGCCAGGGTGTCCTGAACTCGAACAACTTGCTCAACTACACCAACTCGATGACGCTGCCATTTTAACTTGTGGAGCAGAAGTGAGTTGGGAGAGTACGAATTCAGTATCAGGAAAAAAAGAGTCTAAGGGCGCGACCCTTTTTGGTGTAGGGGGGACAACGTTGTATCGCGATCGCGGTTTTGCCACAACAAAGCCAGTAACGGCTGAGTATTATTTCTCCAATCCACAAACGATGTGTCTGCGTACAAAATACAAAGGTTCTGTTTTTGAAGAAGAATTGAAGCTGATTGGTAACAATTACCGCACTCGGCAAACCATCATCTCTCGTGCAGGCGAACAGCAGATGATTGGTCAGTATTTAGAAAAGAGACAGTAG
- the rplS gene encoding 50S ribosomal protein L19, whose protein sequence is MNAQEIIRSIEAEQLKSDVPDIYVGDTVRVGVVIQEGGKERTQPYEGIVIAKRNGGINETITVRRIFQGVGVERVFLLHSPRVASIKVLRRGKVRRAKLYYLRDRVGKATRVKQRFDRAL, encoded by the coding sequence ATGAACGCGCAAGAAATCATCCGCTCGATCGAAGCGGAGCAATTGAAGTCGGATGTACCCGATATCTATGTCGGCGATACGGTTAGGGTGGGAGTCGTGATTCAAGAGGGTGGCAAGGAACGTACCCAACCTTACGAAGGGATAGTCATTGCTAAACGCAATGGCGGAATTAACGAGACAATAACTGTCCGGCGAATCTTTCAAGGAGTAGGTGTAGAGCGAGTGTTTCTTTTACATTCACCGCGTGTTGCAAGCATCAAGGTGCTACGTCGTGGTAAAGTACGTCGCGCCAAGTTATACTACTTACGCGATCGCGTTGGTAAAGCGACTCGCGTCAAACAACGGTTCGACCGTGCTTTGTAG
- the secE gene encoding preprotein translocase subunit SecE: MNKKNEVEVQESKNKGNLGSFFRGTKEEFDKVVWPSRQQLVSESAAVLSMVVLSATFIYLVNGFFAWAAGQVFR, from the coding sequence GTGAACAAGAAAAACGAAGTCGAAGTCCAAGAATCCAAAAATAAAGGCAATCTTGGCAGCTTCTTTCGTGGAACCAAAGAAGAATTCGACAAAGTTGTATGGCCTAGCAGACAGCAACTTGTCAGCGAATCAGCCGCTGTATTGTCGATGGTAGTCTTATCCGCGACTTTTATTTATCTGGTTAATGGCTTCTTTGCTTGGGCAGCAGGACAGGTGTTTCGATGA
- the nusG gene encoding transcription termination/antitermination protein NusG — protein MTLEDERGNSNQVQDTEATENSPNIPTRWYAVQVASGCEKRVKADIERRAQTFDVAERIARVEIPQTPAVKIRKDGSRQHTEEKVFPGYVLVKMAMDDDTWQVVKNTPHVINFVGAEQRKGTGRGRGHVKPVALSHTEVERIFKQTTEQEPVVKIDMAAGDKIIVLSGPFKDFEGEVVEVSPERSKLKALLSIFGRDTPVELEFNQVQKQG, from the coding sequence ATGACATTAGAAGACGAACGAGGTAATTCCAATCAAGTTCAGGATACAGAAGCGACAGAAAATTCGCCTAATATCCCGACGCGTTGGTATGCAGTTCAAGTTGCTTCGGGATGTGAAAAAAGAGTCAAAGCAGATATTGAGCGACGAGCGCAAACTTTTGACGTTGCCGAGCGGATTGCTCGCGTCGAAATTCCGCAAACCCCCGCAGTCAAAATCCGCAAAGACGGTAGCAGACAGCATACCGAAGAAAAAGTGTTTCCTGGCTACGTACTCGTCAAGATGGCAATGGACGATGACACTTGGCAGGTTGTCAAGAATACACCTCACGTCATCAACTTTGTCGGCGCGGAGCAAAGAAAAGGTACGGGTAGAGGACGCGGTCACGTTAAACCAGTAGCGCTGAGTCATACCGAAGTCGAACGGATATTTAAACAGACAACTGAGCAAGAGCCAGTCGTTAAAATCGATATGGCAGCTGGCGATAAAATTATCGTGCTTTCAGGTCCATTTAAAGACTTTGAGGGTGAAGTGGTTGAAGTCAGTCCAGAACGGAGTAAGCTAAAAGCGCTACTTTCAATCTTTGGACGAGACACGCCAGTTGAATTGGAGTTTAATCAGGTTCAGAAACAAGGCTAA
- the rplK gene encoding 50S ribosomal protein L11 yields the protein MAKKVVAVIKLALTAGKANPAPPVGPALGQHGVNIMMFCKEYNARTADQAGMVIPVEISVYEDRSFTFVLKTPPASVLISKAAGIERGSNEPNKKKVGKISRAQLQEIAQTKMPDLNANDIEAAMKIVAGTARNMGVTVVD from the coding sequence ATGGCAAAAAAAGTTGTTGCGGTCATTAAGCTGGCTCTGACCGCAGGAAAAGCAAACCCAGCACCTCCGGTGGGTCCAGCGCTTGGTCAGCATGGCGTCAATATCATGATGTTCTGCAAAGAATACAATGCCAGAACCGCAGATCAAGCCGGAATGGTCATCCCAGTTGAAATTTCGGTTTATGAAGACCGTAGTTTCACATTTGTACTCAAGACGCCACCAGCTTCAGTATTGATTAGCAAAGCTGCTGGTATCGAGCGAGGCTCAAACGAACCAAACAAAAAGAAAGTTGGTAAGATCAGCCGCGCACAATTGCAAGAAATTGCCCAAACAAAAATGCCAGACCTCAACGCAAATGATATTGAGGCGGCAATGAAAATCGTTGCCGGAACTGCCCGCAATATGGGTGTGACCGTAGTAGATTAA
- the rplA gene encoding 50S ribosomal protein L1, whose product MAKKESRRMQELRKKVEDRPYQPLEALSLLKETATAKFTEAAEAHIRLGIDPKYTDQQLRTTVALPKGTGQVVRVAVIARGEKVTEATNAGADVVGSEELIDEIQQGRMDFDRLIATPDVMPQVARLGRLLGPRGLMPSPKGGTVTFDVTQAIADFKAGKLEFRADRTGIVHVMFGKASFSPEDLLVNLKALQETIDRNRPSGAKGRYWRTMFVSATMGPSIQVDINALRDMKSEAA is encoded by the coding sequence ATGGCGAAAAAAGAATCTCGCCGGATGCAAGAACTGCGAAAAAAAGTTGAAGATAGACCTTATCAACCTTTAGAGGCGCTGAGCTTATTAAAAGAAACTGCGACAGCGAAGTTTACCGAAGCCGCAGAAGCTCATATCCGCCTAGGAATTGACCCTAAATATACTGACCAGCAACTACGGACGACAGTAGCGCTGCCTAAAGGTACGGGGCAAGTTGTACGGGTAGCGGTAATTGCACGAGGCGAAAAAGTTACTGAAGCAACCAATGCGGGTGCGGATGTCGTTGGTTCGGAAGAACTGATTGATGAGATTCAACAAGGTCGCATGGACTTTGATCGGTTAATTGCGACACCTGATGTGATGCCGCAGGTAGCAAGACTTGGAAGACTTCTAGGTCCGCGTGGCTTGATGCCTTCCCCTAAAGGTGGGACTGTGACTTTTGACGTGACACAAGCGATCGCCGATTTCAAAGCAGGTAAATTAGAGTTTCGTGCCGATCGCACAGGAATCGTTCATGTTATGTTTGGTAAGGCGTCCTTCTCACCAGAAGATTTATTGGTGAATCTTAAGGCTTTGCAAGAGACTATTGACCGCAATCGTCCTTCAGGTGCCAAAGGTCGTTACTGGCGGACAATGTTCGTATCGGCAACAATGGGACCATCAATCCAAGTGGATATCAATGCCCTGCGCGATATGAAATCTGAAGCTGCTTGA